The following coding sequences are from one Geodermatophilus normandii window:
- a CDS encoding TIGR03086 family metal-binding protein produces the protein MTTDLGRAAAATATVVAGIRDEQLTDPTPCEGTPVAGLLAHLAGLAYAFRMAGERTPVDGQASTDAGMLPADWRTRIPAELDALAAAWRDPEAHEGLTAAGGVEMPGEVAAVVALDEVVVHGWDLAVATGQPYDVDPADADACRAFADSFGDDRPPGLYGPRVPVPEDAPALDRLLGATGRDPGWKPPA, from the coding sequence ATGACGACCGACCTGGGACGAGCGGCCGCCGCCACCGCGACGGTGGTCGCCGGCATCCGCGACGAGCAGCTGACCGACCCCACCCCCTGCGAGGGCACCCCGGTGGCGGGCCTCCTCGCCCACCTCGCGGGGCTGGCCTACGCCTTCCGCATGGCCGGCGAGAGGACACCGGTCGACGGCCAGGCCTCCACGGACGCCGGGATGCTGCCCGCCGACTGGCGCACCCGCATCCCCGCGGAGCTCGACGCGCTGGCCGCCGCCTGGCGCGACCCGGAGGCGCACGAGGGCCTCACCGCGGCCGGCGGAGTGGAGATGCCGGGGGAGGTGGCCGCCGTCGTCGCGCTCGACGAGGTGGTCGTGCACGGCTGGGACCTCGCCGTCGCCACCGGGCAGCCCTACGACGTCGACCCGGCCGACGCCGACGCCTGCCGCGCGTTCGCCGACTCCTTCGGCGACGACCGCCCGCCGGGCCTGTACGGCCCGCGCGTGCCGGTGCCCGAGGACGCGCCCGCGCTCGACCGGCTGCTCGGCGCCACCGGCCGCGACCCCGGGTGGAAGCCGCCGGCCTGA
- a CDS encoding DUF1810 domain-containing protein produces MTDPHELHRFVDAQTDTYAQALSELRAGRKTSHWMWFVFPQVAGLGRSATAQRFAVSGLDEARAYLAHPVLGPRLVECAEALTSLPGRDAAAVLGAVDAQKLHSSMTLFAHADPSQPAFRAVLEQYFGGQEDEATTARL; encoded by the coding sequence ATGACCGACCCCCACGAGCTGCACCGCTTCGTCGACGCGCAGACCGACACCTACGCGCAGGCCCTGTCCGAGCTGCGCGCGGGGCGCAAGACCAGCCACTGGATGTGGTTCGTCTTCCCGCAGGTCGCCGGGCTCGGCCGCAGCGCGACGGCGCAGCGCTTCGCCGTCTCCGGGCTCGACGAGGCGCGCGCCTACCTCGCCCACCCGGTGCTCGGCCCGCGGCTGGTGGAGTGCGCGGAGGCACTGACGTCGCTGCCCGGCCGCGATGCCGCGGCGGTGCTCGGGGCGGTGGACGCCCAGAAGCTGCACTCGTCGATGACGCTGTTCGCGCACGCCGACCCGTCGCAGCCGGCGTTCCGCGCCGTCCTGGAGCAGTACTTCGGCGGGCAGGAGGACGAGGCGACGACGGCGCGGTTGTAG
- a CDS encoding glutathione S-transferase family protein, whose protein sequence is MSDDTGSGYVTSGQEYSRDTNYITDRITSDGSSPWPVEPGRYRLVIARACPWANRAAIVRRLLGLEPAFSMGICGPTHDERSWTFDLDPGGRDPVLGYERLQEAFLARDPEYPRGITVPAMVDVPTKAVVTNDFVQMTLDFSTQWTAHHRDGAPDLYPEHLRDEMDEVMTRVYTEVNNGVYRCGFAGDQAAYDKAYDRLWTALDWLEERLATRRFLMGDTITEADVRLFTTLARFDAVYHGHFKANRQKLSEMPVLWAYARDLFQTPGFGDTTDFPQIKEHYYVVHADINPTQVIPMGPDTRTWLTPHGREELGGSPFGDGTPPGPVAAGEEVPAAHGPGGIGHRPDAERH, encoded by the coding sequence GTGAGCGACGACACGGGATCCGGTTACGTCACCAGCGGCCAGGAGTACAGCCGCGACACGAACTACATCACCGACCGGATCACCTCCGACGGCTCGAGCCCGTGGCCGGTCGAGCCCGGCCGCTACCGGCTGGTCATCGCCCGCGCCTGCCCGTGGGCCAACCGCGCGGCGATCGTGCGCCGCCTGCTGGGCCTCGAGCCGGCCTTCTCGATGGGCATCTGCGGGCCCACGCACGACGAGCGCAGCTGGACCTTCGACCTCGACCCCGGTGGCCGTGACCCCGTGCTGGGCTACGAGCGGCTGCAGGAGGCGTTCCTCGCCCGCGACCCGGAGTACCCGCGGGGGATCACCGTGCCGGCGATGGTCGACGTCCCGACGAAGGCCGTCGTCACCAACGACTTCGTGCAGATGACGCTGGACTTCTCCACGCAGTGGACGGCGCACCACCGTGACGGCGCCCCCGACCTCTACCCCGAGCACCTGCGGGACGAGATGGACGAGGTGATGACGCGCGTCTACACCGAGGTCAACAACGGCGTGTACCGGTGCGGGTTCGCCGGCGACCAGGCCGCCTACGACAAGGCCTACGACCGGCTGTGGACGGCGCTGGACTGGCTCGAGGAGCGCCTGGCCACCCGGCGTTTCCTCATGGGCGACACGATCACCGAGGCCGACGTCCGCCTGTTCACCACGCTGGCCCGGTTCGACGCCGTCTACCACGGCCACTTCAAGGCCAACCGGCAGAAGCTCAGTGAGATGCCGGTGCTGTGGGCCTACGCGCGTGACCTGTTCCAGACGCCCGGGTTCGGCGACACCACCGACTTCCCGCAGATCAAGGAGCACTACTACGTCGTCCACGCCGACATCAACCCGACGCAGGTGATCCCGATGGGCCCGGACACCCGCACCTGGCTGACCCCGCACGGCCGCGAGGAGCTCGGCGGCTCGCCCTTCGGCGACGGCACCCCGCCCGGCCCGGTGGCCGCCGGCGAGGAGGTGCCGGCCGCGCACGGCCCCGGCGGCATCGGGCACCGGCCGGACGCCGAACGCCACTAG
- a CDS encoding SGNH/GDSL hydrolase family protein, whose translation MRKGLLVGIAALIPLVVVAPASAEPDPLGTPVYLALGDSVAAGVGAVPTAPGYPTVLEDLLDGGYNPAADRATPNAPGDFELVNMAVPGATTTTLLRQQLPAALELIAERNGDRDPHNDVEVVTVTIGGNDVFGPAVQYCVADPTPTECQPTVDEALAGVEQRLTELLQQVVAAAGRDTEVVVTTYYNPIGSCFLTGVNPAAPLIADAVLEGGTVPGVLSLSAGLNDVIRRVAGDNGAQVTDLYGALEPADYVGGRDCLHPDPSGHQVIAQEVYATLAR comes from the coding sequence ATGCGCAAGGGACTGCTGGTCGGGATCGCAGCCCTGATCCCTCTCGTCGTGGTCGCCCCGGCGTCTGCGGAGCCGGACCCGCTCGGGACGCCCGTGTACCTGGCGCTGGGGGACTCCGTGGCCGCCGGCGTGGGCGCCGTGCCGACCGCACCCGGTTATCCGACGGTGCTCGAGGACCTGCTCGACGGCGGGTACAACCCGGCTGCCGACAGAGCGACACCGAACGCCCCCGGGGACTTCGAGCTCGTGAACATGGCAGTGCCGGGCGCGACGACCACGACCCTGCTCCGCCAGCAGCTGCCCGCGGCCCTGGAACTGATCGCGGAACGCAACGGCGATCGCGATCCGCACAACGACGTCGAGGTCGTCACGGTGACCATCGGCGGCAACGACGTGTTCGGTCCCGCGGTCCAGTACTGCGTGGCCGACCCGACGCCGACGGAGTGCCAGCCGACCGTGGACGAGGCCCTGGCCGGCGTGGAGCAGCGGCTCACCGAGCTCCTCCAGCAGGTGGTGGCGGCTGCGGGGCGCGACACGGAGGTCGTCGTGACGACGTACTACAACCCCATCGGCTCCTGCTTCCTGACCGGGGTCAACCCCGCAGCACCGCTGATCGCGGACGCCGTCCTGGAGGGCGGCACCGTCCCGGGCGTGCTGTCGCTGTCGGCGGGTCTCAACGACGTGATCCGCCGGGTCGCCGGGGACAACGGCGCCCAGGTGACCGACCTCTACGGCGCACTCGAGCCGGCCGACTACGTCGGTGGGCGCGACTGCCTGCACCCGGATCCCTCCGGCCACCAGGTGATCGCTCAGGAGGTCTACGCGACGCTGGCCCGCTGA
- a CDS encoding excalibur calcium-binding domain-containing protein: MRIRSTVAAAVLAAGFSVVLGGTASAADRDCPDFTSQAEAQAAFDAVPGDPERLDDDNDGIACESYAYAPAASVTPGPAGTSTAPATVGQVSTRPAGAVAAGDGSSSDEGSSLPFVLGGVVFVAAGGAAVAARRTARTRA; the protein is encoded by the coding sequence ATGCGCATCCGCAGCACCGTCGCTGCCGCCGTCCTGGCGGCCGGCTTCTCCGTGGTCCTGGGCGGCACCGCCTCCGCGGCCGACCGCGACTGCCCCGACTTCACCTCTCAGGCGGAGGCTCAGGCCGCGTTCGACGCCGTCCCCGGCGACCCCGAGCGCCTCGACGACGACAACGACGGCATCGCCTGCGAGAGCTACGCCTACGCGCCGGCCGCCAGCGTGACCCCCGGGCCCGCTGGCACCAGCACCGCCCCGGCCACCGTCGGTCAGGTCTCCACCCGTCCGGCCGGTGCCGTCGCCGCTGGTGACGGCAGCTCGTCCGACGAGGGCAGCAGCCTGCCGTTCGTCCTCGGTGGCGTCGTGTTCGTCGCCGCTGGTGGGGCCGCGGTCGCCGCGCGCCGCACCGCCCGCACCCGGGCCTGA
- a CDS encoding class F sortase translates to MPQLVLPASEPTRVSIPALDMTSRLMDLGLMRDGSMEVPPGAYPAGWYDRSPTPGELGPAVLAAHVDWAGQPGAFSGIDELVPGDEVVVDRADGTSAVFTVDRVEEHPKDEFPTDEVYGDIAHAGLRLITCGGAFDPESGDYLDNVVVFARLTDWSS, encoded by the coding sequence ATGCCCCAGCTCGTGCTGCCGGCGTCTGAGCCGACGCGCGTCTCGATCCCCGCGCTCGACATGACGTCGCGGCTCATGGACCTCGGCCTGATGCGCGATGGGTCGATGGAGGTCCCGCCGGGCGCCTATCCGGCCGGCTGGTACGACCGGTCGCCGACACCCGGTGAACTCGGCCCGGCCGTCCTGGCCGCGCACGTCGACTGGGCCGGACAGCCCGGGGCCTTCTCCGGCATCGACGAGCTCGTGCCCGGTGACGAGGTCGTCGTCGACCGGGCCGACGGGACCTCCGCGGTCTTCACCGTCGACCGTGTCGAGGAGCACCCGAAGGACGAGTTCCCGACCGACGAGGTGTACGGGGACATCGCCCATGCCGGCCTGCGATTGATCACCTGCGGCGGAGCCTTCGACCCTGAGTCGGGCGACTACCTCGACAACGTCGTCGTCTTCGCCCGGCTCACCGACTGGAGCTCCTGA
- a CDS encoding TMEM175 family protein translates to MADGDPLDADAAQVDLEAAQRLTFFSDAVVAIAITLLALDLPVPEGGTASAVLRSLDDHQYDYLAFLIGFLVVAAHWTGHHQVFRWLVGVRPRLVTLSLAWLLLIVLTPFLTRVLTEGDLDVVRFGMFAVAQALLQLVFAAMVSLAVREGLFAPGTPPSITARPWNDAAGGALGFLVSVPLFPLVGRWAFVLWAAVPVLYGRLVTRRLRD, encoded by the coding sequence ATGGCCGACGGCGACCCGCTCGACGCGGACGCCGCCCAGGTCGACCTCGAGGCCGCCCAGCGACTGACGTTCTTCTCCGACGCCGTCGTCGCCATCGCCATCACGCTGCTGGCGCTGGACCTGCCGGTGCCGGAGGGCGGGACGGCGTCGGCCGTGCTCCGCTCACTGGACGACCACCAGTACGACTACCTGGCCTTCCTCATCGGGTTCCTCGTCGTGGCCGCGCACTGGACGGGGCACCACCAGGTGTTCCGGTGGCTGGTCGGGGTCCGGCCGCGGCTGGTGACGCTGAGTCTGGCCTGGCTGCTGCTGATCGTCCTGACGCCGTTCCTCACCCGCGTCCTGACCGAGGGCGACCTCGACGTCGTGCGGTTCGGGATGTTCGCGGTGGCCCAGGCGCTGCTGCAGCTGGTGTTCGCGGCCATGGTGTCGCTGGCCGTGCGCGAGGGACTGTTCGCGCCGGGGACGCCGCCGTCGATCACCGCCCGGCCGTGGAACGACGCGGCCGGCGGCGCGCTCGGGTTCCTCGTCTCGGTGCCGCTGTTCCCGCTGGTCGGCCGGTGGGCGTTCGTGCTGTGGGCGGCCGTGCCGGTGCTCTACGGGCGGCTGGTCACGCGCCGCCTGCGGGACTGA
- a CDS encoding DUF6308 family protein, with amino-acid sequence MLSLDDLLTLVDDPRAVQDLRAYYEPGRSPRRVPTYSGSRFEFLAGGGDRPDTANRITHEDLVAITMLEVDVPGDVALALLEGDLGLDVAGHLAEIPTDVPISDPRAPELLGTASHADVAWDLLEEPHGMGWVITNKLLARKRPRLIPVYDRVTRCAYGRPDGLWLWLVGLFAEDDGVLGKRLAAAREAAGVPAGVTDLRTLDVITWMRHHREHREANCAGL; translated from the coding sequence GTGCTCTCGCTCGATGACCTGCTGACCCTCGTCGACGACCCCCGCGCGGTGCAGGACCTGCGCGCGTACTACGAACCGGGTCGCTCGCCTCGACGGGTGCCCACGTACTCGGGGAGCCGGTTCGAGTTCCTCGCCGGTGGCGGCGACCGCCCCGACACCGCCAACCGCATCACCCACGAGGACCTCGTTGCGATCACCATGCTCGAGGTCGACGTGCCCGGGGACGTCGCGCTGGCGCTGCTCGAGGGCGACCTCGGCCTGGACGTCGCCGGCCACCTCGCGGAGATCCCGACCGACGTGCCGATCAGCGATCCGCGCGCTCCGGAACTCCTCGGGACGGCCTCGCACGCCGACGTCGCCTGGGACCTCCTCGAGGAGCCGCACGGCATGGGCTGGGTGATCACCAACAAGCTGCTGGCACGCAAGCGGCCACGGCTGATCCCCGTCTACGACCGGGTGACGCGGTGCGCCTACGGCCGTCCCGACGGGTTGTGGCTCTGGCTGGTCGGGCTCTTCGCGGAGGACGACGGGGTGCTGGGGAAGCGCCTCGCGGCGGCGCGGGAAGCGGCCGGGGTGCCCGCCGGCGTCACGGACCTGCGGACGCTCGACGTCATCACCTGGATGCGCCACCACCGTGAGCACAGGGAGGCGAACTGCGCCGGACTGTGA